The genomic segment CGGCATCCAAGGCCTCGTCCCCAACGATTTGAGAAACCTCGGGCTCCGGTGTGGGATCGTTGAAATAAATCCCCTGAACGTAGATATTGACCCCCTTAACGGCGTATCCTGTCGTCCTCTCCAGGTCGTTCTTCACCTTTTCCTGCACATCCCATGCCAGATCAGGAATACGAAGACCGTAGCGAACCACAAGAAAAGCATCAACCGAGATCGAAGGATTCTCCCCTTCGTCGACGGCGACCTTCACCCCTTCGGTCACCTTGCGCCCCAGTCCCAACTTTGACCCAATACCCGATGTGGCAGGCTGAATACCTGGAACTCGCCGCAGAGACTGACGAGCCAACTCCGTAATCACATCCTCCGATATATGAACATGACCCTGAGTGCCTGTGTTCTCCCGTTCTGGGTCGTCCACCGCCCGGTCAAGCCCCATACTCTGGGATTCAGCCGTTTGATTGAACTCGTCCATGGATTATTCCTCCTCCAGCTCCACCTCAGATGGCAGGAATGAGCGTTTACACCCTGGACACTGGATCATCTCTCCGTCCTCAAATATCTCTGAACAGCAGTAAAACACGGTAGAACAGGCGGGACAGATAATGGAGCGACAGGGAGCCTCCTCCATCTCTCCAGATCCTTCGTCCGTAGCATAAAGCTGCTGGCTCCAGATATCTTCCAAGGATTCAAGTTCCTCACCCAGATCCTCGCAGTAATCCGCAAGATCCTCCAGGTCCTCCGTTGCAATAACGAGGGAGTCGGCCTGTTCGTCCAGTTGATCCGCCAAGGCGTCCAAGGCATGAACGATAGCACCGTAGAGAACCCGATCGTACTCATCTTCCGGTGGTCTCCCTTTGAGCAGCCCTTTGACATAGGCGATTCTCTCTCTGGCACTCATCGTTCCACCTCCAATTTCGTTTGTAGTAACTATGAAGGAAAATTACTTCTTAGCCCGTTCCAGATAGGCGCCGGTTCGAGTATCGACAACGATATCCTCGCCGTTCTCGACAAACATCGGAACCGTCACTGTCAGACCTGTCTCAGTCGTGGCT from the Dethiosulfovibrio peptidovorans genome contains:
- a CDS encoding Asp23/Gls24 family envelope stress response protein, which produces MDEFNQTAESQSMGLDRAVDDPERENTGTQGHVHISEDVITELARQSLRRVPGIQPATSGIGSKLGLGRKVTEGVKVAVDEGENPSISVDAFLVVRYGLRIPDLAWDVQEKVKNDLERTTGYAVKGVNIYVQGIYFNDPTPEPEVSQIVGDEALDADLTIETVGPDGHLPGDHEDD